Genomic segment of Paenalkalicoccus suaedae:
AAGCTCCTCTTTTGAATAAGATAAATAATCATCCATATTCCTAGTCGAATAAGTATCTGTTAATAATCCTTTTGCGACAGGTCCGCGGGCGATTACACCTATGTTTGCTTGTTCAAGTAAGGGAAAGAGCTCCTCAGGTCTACGATCCAACAGGCTGTATTGCATCATATTTGTAGCTACACCTGATTTTTTAGCAAAGCGTTTAATCACGTTAGGCCTGATAGAGCTCATCCCGTATTCTCTAATTAATCCTTCCTTTTTCAATTCCTCAAAAGTATCAATTATTGCTTCGAGATCATCATCTAACGTACCACCGTGAAGCTGATATACATCAATATAATCTAATTGAAGACGCGTAAGAGAAGCTTTTACTGCTTTTTTTAAATAATCGCTCGAAGCGTTCCAGCGCCACTTATCAATACCTTCTCCAAACTCATTCCCACCTTTAGTGGCAATAGTAACGTTATCGCGGTATGGCTTCAAAATTCTTCCGACTGAGCGTTCGTTATCTCCATATTGGTACAAGTCGGCCGTATCAAAGTACGTGATGCCACCTTCAGCTGCTGTTCGTAATAATGCTTCGTTCTGTTTTTCGTCATCTGATAGGGACATACATCCAAATCCTAATTCTGATACGTGTAAGCTTCCAATTGTCTGTTGCTTCATCCTATCGCCTCCTATACATACCAATGTAGAGGAAACGGAGGCTTAGTTGCAAGCAATTTGAGGTAAAGCTAAAGAGAGTTTGATATAGTTGTACCATCAATTCACGTAGGAGGAATGTGACATGTCATCTTTTGAAGAAAAAACACTAGCAAAAGAAACAATTTATAACGGACGTATCATCGATTTAGAAGTACATACGGTTTCTTTACCAAACGGGAAGGAATCAACGCGTGAGCTCGTTTTTCATCCAGGAGCAGTGGCAGTGCTAGCCATTACAGATGACGATAAAATTGTAACGGTGAGACAGTATCGAAAGGCGCTAAAAAAGGAGGTTGTTGAAATTCCGGCAGGCAAATTAGAGCCAAATGAAGATCCGCTTTTATGCGCAAAAAGAGAGTTAGAAGAAGAGACGGGGATTATCGCATCTACATGGTCAAAGCTGCATTCCTTCTATACAAGTCCAGGCTTTGCAGACGAGCTTGTGCATGTTTATTTAGCTGAAGACCTACAGGAGGGCTCTGTTAATCTTGATGAGGATGAGTTTGTATCAAGAGAAGACTACACGCTAGATGAGTCAAAAAGCTTGATAGACTCTCTCGACATTCACGATGCAAAAACGATCTATGCCATTCTTATGTGGGAGCTTCGAAAGCTAAAAGGACAAGCATAGACAAACTAGTATCTGCATAGGCTAACCTATCACGGATAGGGGAGGCGCGTCGTGTGCAGGAGCTTATGCAAGTAAAACTATTGTTGTTATTCTTAAGTGGAATATTATTAGCTGGTATAGTAAGTGGTGCCGTTATCGTAACTAGTTTGTCACAGGACCAAGTTCATTATATTAGTCAACACGTACATAGTTTTTTTACAGAACCGGCGACGGGATCTACGATTGATTTATTCAAAAGCTCTCTGAGCTATTATGCGAAAGTCATTCTTATTATCTGGCTTTGTGGTATTTCCATTTTAGGAGCACCAATTATAATATTAATTATCTTCTTAAAAGGTTTAACATTAGGGTTCTCAATTGGTTTTTTCGTATTAGATCAAGGAGTTCAAGGATTCGCGTTAGCTTTAGCAGCAGTATTTCCTCAAAATGTATTTGTTGTGCCTGTCCTACTAATTTTATCTACTGGGGCCTTATTTTTTACGATAAGAGTCTGCCGCCATTTGCTTAATAAAGGATACTCGACGATTCATGTCTATTTCAGATCGTATTGGATGCTGTTTGCTGGCGCGTGTGTTGTTTGTATCGTAATCTCTATATATGAATCAACGCTCTCTACTTATCTTGTTCAAGCAATTTTCAATCAATTAAGTTAATCATGATGTGTAAAATTCTCATCCTTTTCTAATTGAGAAAATACAGGTAAGTGATTATCAAATAATAATTATTATAAAGTGAGTTTAATTCTCGTTCTCATTTGACATCTATTTTTCACAAGGAGTATAATAGATTCAAACGGACAATCCCTTTCTACATGTAGCCATCTAGGACGGTAGAGAAGAGGGAGGCAGCAGGGGGAGTTTCATGGAGCAACGTATTGATCGTATAAAAAAACAACTTCATTCTAAAAGCTATAAATTAACCCCGCAGCGAGAAGTAACGGTTCGAGTGCTACTAGAGCATGAGGATGACCATTTGAGCGCTGAGGATGTATACATGTTAGTTAAAGAGAAATACCCGGAAATAGGTCTTGCTACAGTATATCGGACGTTAGAGCTTTTGACGGAATTAAAAGTAGTAGATAAAATTAATTTCGGTGACGGTGTATCACGCTATGACCTTCGTCAAGAAGGGGCGGCACACTTCCATCATCATTTAGTCTGCATTGAATGTGGTTCTGTAGATGAGATTCAAGAAGACTTACTCGAAGATGTCGAAAAAATAGTAGAATCTCGATTTAATTTTGAAATAAAGGATCATAGATTAACATTCCACGGAATTTGTTATCGATGCAAAGATAAAAGTGAGTAAACCAGGGCAGCTGCTCTGGTTTTTATTTTTTTGCTCGATAGGAATCATGCGTCTTTTTCTCTTCGATCGTATAATTTTTATTTCTGTAGGCATACGATAGAGAAGAGGTGATAGATCATGGTGAACAGATTTTTATTAGTAATTGAAACTTTTTTCGTGTTTTTCATCTTCTTAGGGTGCACGCTTGTTTTCTATTATGGTATTCTATGGGTAAATGCTGAGTTTATAAAAGAAGATCCTTACATGGAGCCGAGCGGAAGAGCTGTAAAGGTGATTTCGATTGTGGATTGAGAGAGCGAGGGAACGTCTGTTGGAATCTGAAATGAAAGCGTTTATTCAATTTTTAACGGTAGAAAAAGGGTTGGCGCTAAACTCTACGAAAGCGTACGAAAGAGATCTCACTGTTTATAAGCAATATTTAATGGAGGTTGAGCAACTTTCTGCTTGGGAGGAAGTAAGAAAGCTACATATTTTGCAATTTCTAAAGCATTTACACGAGCTAGGAAGAGCAACCACAACAGTTTCCCGAATGCTATCATCGATAAAATCGTTTCACCTCTTTTTAATTAGAGAACGATTCGCGTCTGTTGATCCTACTTTACATGTCGATCGGCCAAAGCAACAGCAACGCTTACCTAAAGTATTATCGGCGAAAGAGGTAGAAGCGCTTTTAGACGTTTCTTCGTCAAATGAGCCATTGGACAAGCGTAATAGAGCTATGATGGAGCTACTTTATGCTACAGGAATGCGTGTTACGGAGCTAACGACGTTAAAGATGAACGATCTTCACTTAGCAATGGGGTTTGTCAGGTGTATTGGGAAGGGTAATAAAGAACGAATCATTCCGTTAGGTAAGCCTGCAAAAGAGGCAGTAGAGGCTTATTTAATTGATGCGCGACCAGCACTATTAAAACGCACGTCAAGTGATTTTGTTTTTGTTAATCACCATGGTAGAGAACTTTCGAGACAAGGGTTTTGGAAGATTGTAAAAAAGCTCGCTAAGAGTGCAAGGATTGAGAAGGAGTTAACGCCACACACACTCAGGCATTCCTTTGCAACACATCTTTTAGAGAATGGCGCAGACTTAAGAGCCGTGCAGGAGATGCTGGGTCATGCAGACATTTCTACGACACAAATTTATACACATGTTACGAAAGTTAGAATGAAAGAGGTTTACAGCAACTATCATCCTAGAGCATAATAGATAAAGAATAAGATGTCTGACCTCAGACATCAATGCCCTTTATGAGGAGGAACTATGATGACACAAACAAATTTTGATCGAATCTTTTTAGTTGTAATGGATTCGGTAGGTATCGGTGAGGCGCCAGACGCTGCTGATTTTGATGATATTGGATCAGATACGCTTGGTCACATCGCCCAAAAAATGAACGGTCTACCTTTACCGAATATGGAGAAGCTTGGACTGACTAAGGTAAAACAGTATGAGGGTGGCACTGTTCACGATAAAGCACTTGCCTATTATGGCAAAATGGAGGAAGCGTCAGTAGGAAAAGATACGATGACAGGTCATTGGGAGATCATGGGCTTGCGTATTGATCAACCATTCCGCACATTCCCTGAAGGTTTTCCTAAAGAATTGATTGATGAGATCGAAGCGAGAACAGGTCGTAAAGTAGTTGGAAATAAGCCAGCTTCAGGTACAGAAATATTAGATGAACTTGGAGAGCATCACGTTCAAACAGGAGATCTTATTGTCTATACATCGGCAGACTCCGTGTTACAAATTGCTGCACATGAAGACATCGTGCCAGCAAAAGAATTATGGGAGATTTGTGAGATGGCTCGCGAATTAACGCTTGATGAGAAGTATATGGTTGGTCGTGTTATTGCTCGTCCGTTCATCGGGGAGAAAGGCAATTGGATCCGCACATCTAACCGCCATGACTACGCACTAAAACCATTCGGTCGTACCGTTATGAACGAACTTAAAGATGCTAACTTAGATTCTATCTCTATTGGTAAAATTGCTGATATTTTTGATGGGGAAGGTGTTACACAATCCCTTCGAACGGTGTCAAATATGGATGGGATGGACAAGCTTGAAGAGACTATTGCTATGGACTTTAAAGGCCTAAGCTTCTTAAATCTTGTGGATTTCGATGCGCTTTTTGGTCACAGACGTGATCCAATAGGGTATGGTAATGCTTTACTAGAATATGATGCAAGACTTACAAAGGTGCTAGAAGATTTAAAAGAAAACGACCTATTAATTATTACAGCTGATCATGGGAATGATCCGATCCATCACGGGACTGATCATACACGTGAATATGTACCATTACTTGCATACAGCAAGCGATTTAAAGAAGGTGCATCGCTTGGTACACGTAAAACATTTGCTGATATTGGAGCTACTGTAGCAGATAATTTTGACGTGAAGATGCCTGAGCACGGGACAAGCTTTTTAAACGAATTAAAATAAGGGGATGACAATCAATGAGCTTACACGAAAAGATGGAACAAGCAAAATCATTTATCGAAGAAAAATTAGCAGGCAAAAAGCCTACTATCGGACTTATTTTAGGATCTGGACTAGGTGTACTTGGAGATGAGATTGAGGACGCGACAGCTATTCCTTACAGCGACATTCCGGGATTCCCAACATCTACGGTTGCAGGTCACAAAGGCCAATTAGTGATCGGTTCACTAGAAGGAAAGACAGTTGTAGCTATGCAGGGACGCTTTCACTTTTATGAAGGATACCCAATGGAGCTTGTGACACTACCAGTTCGCGTTATGAAGGCAATTGGTGTAGAGAAGCTGATCGTAACAAACGCAGCTGGAGGAATTAACGAATCATTTAAAGCAGGAGATTTAATGCTTATTCGTGATCATATCAATCAGTTTGGAACGAACCCACTTATTGGACCAAACGACGACGCGCTAGGCGTTCGTTTCCCTGACATGTCTCAAGCATACAGCAAGGAACTATTTTCATTAGCTAAAGACGTAGCGACAGAAAATGGCGTTCACGTCCAAGAGGGTGTTTATGTTGGAACAACTGGTCCAAGCTATGAGACACCAGCAGAAGTTCGTATGCTACGTGTATTAGGTGGAGACGCAGTTGGAATGTCTACTGTACCTGAAGTAGTTATTGCACGTCATAGCGACATCGACGTACTTGGAATCTCTTGTATTTCAAACATGGCTGCAGGTATTCTAGATCAGCCACTGACGCATGATGAAGTAATGGAGACAACGGAGCAAGTAAAAGCAGACTTCTTAAAGCTTGTTAAAGCAATTGTTCACAGAATGTAGGGCATTACAATGACAAATAGACATGAAGCAGCTCAATTTATACGAGATAAAAGTGAATTATCGCCTACGGTCGGCCTTATTTTAGGGTCTGGCCTTGGCGAGCTTGCAGATGAAATCACAAATGCCACTTATATAGACTACACGGATATTCCTCATTTTCCGACTTCGACGGTTGCTGGTCACAAAGGACAGCTCGTCATCGGTGAGCTCGAGGGAGTTACGGTCATCGCTATGCAGGGACGCTTTCATTATTATGAAGGTTATTCTATGCAGGAAGTGACGTTCCCGGTTCGAGTGATGAAAGAGCTCGGATGCGAGAGTGTCATCGTGACAAATGCTTGCGGTAGTATGAATAAAAACTTCCAGCCTGGAGAGCTCATGCTGATTACAGACCACATTAATTTTACGGGTGCAAACCCATTAATCGGTCCGAATGACGCTGAGTTAGGCGCGCGCTTTCCTGATATGACAACCGCTTATACAAGGTCTTTGCAGAACGACACAAAAAAGCTTGCAACGCAAAATGACATTACACTACATGAAGGCGTTTACCTCGCTGTAAGTGGTCCAACTTATATGGCTGGTGCGGAACTTACGATGCTTCGTACCTTTGGTGCGGACGTAGTAGGCATGTCTACAGTGCCTGAAACAATTGTAGCAAGACATATGGGAATGAAGGTTCTCGGTATTTCTTGTATTACGGATATGGCAATCGGGGAAGAGATGGAAGGCATTACACATGAGGAAGTAATGGAAGTGGCGGCGAAAGCGAAGCCAGCCTTTAAAAAGTTAATTAAACTAGTGCTTAAAAAAGCAGACGCTCTTTTAGCGTAGGAGGTAAAAGCAATGAGAATGGTCGATTTGATCGAAAAAAAGCGTAATGGATTGGCTCATACGAAAGAAGAAATCGATTTTATAATTAACGGATATTCGACAGGTACGATCCCTGATTATCAAGTGAGTGCTTGGGCAATGGCGATCTATTTCCAAGGTATGACGCAAGACGAGAGAGCGAACTTAACAGAGGCGATGGTGCACTCTGGAGATACAATTGATTTATCTGCTATTGAAGGCATTAAAGTAGATAAGCACTCGACAGGTGGTGTTGGCGACACGACAACACTAATTTTAGCTCCCTTAGTCGCAGCAATTGGCGTTCCAGTTGCGAAAATGAGCGGACGTGGACTTGGTCACACTGGTGGTACGATCGATAAGCTTGAGGCAATTCCAGGCTTCTCCGTTGAAATTACGAATGACACGTTTATCGACCTCGTTAACCGCAACAAAGCAGCAGTTATTGGGCAAACACAAAACTTAACACCTGCTGACAAAAAGCTTTACGGCTTACGCGATGTAACTGCTACAGTAAATTCTATTCCGTTAATTGCAAGCTCGATCATGAGTAAAAAGCTTGCTGCCGGAGCAGATGCGATCGTACTAGATGTAAAAACTGGCGCTGGTGCATTTATGAAGGAATTAGATGATTCCAAAGAGCTTGCACGAGCGATGGTTGACATCGGTAATAACCTTGGCCGTCGTACGTCTGCCATTATTTCTGACATGAGTCAGCCACTAGGGCGCATGATCGGAAATGCGCTAGAAGTGAAAGAAGCGATTGATACCTTAAATGGCAGAGGTCCTGAAGACTTAACAGAGCTATGTCTGCAGTTAGGTAGTCATATGGCTGTTCTTGCAGAAAAAGCGGCAACGCTTGATGAAGGTCGTAAGCTTCTTGAAGAAGCAATTCAGTCAGGAAAGGCGCTAGAGCAGTTTAAAGTATTTATCGAAGCTCAAAATGGAGATGCCTCTGTTGTTGATCATCCAGAAACGCTGCCAACAGCTTCTAATAAAATTGATGTAAAGGCTACAAAATCAGGATACGTAGCATCGATCGTAGCAGACCAAATTGGAACAGCTGCGATGCTCTTAGGTGCTGGTAGACAAACGACGGATTCCGTCATCGATTTAGCTGTAGGTATTGAGCTAACGAAGAAAATTGGAGACTACGTTGAGGCTGGAGAACCTATTGCAATTCTGCATGCAAATGAAGCAGGGGTAGAAGAAGCAACAAAGAAAATACTCGATTCGTACGAGATTACAGATGAAAAAGTAAAAGAGCCAACGCTCATTTACGACATCATTCAATAAGATACTGGCAAAGAGTCTGAACAAATTGTTCAGGCTCTTTTTTATGTTTTTTTGTTGTATAAAAAAGACACCTTCAGGAAAAAATAGGAGCAAAGAAGAGGAGGCCCGCAACTATGAAAAAATGGATCTTGATTATGCTCGTTATAAGTACGTTATTCCCGACATCTGCGTTTGCAGAAGAGGTGATGCAAGAGTCTAGAATCATGCTTGAAGCAAGGACAGGAACAGTTTTGATGGAACAAGCAGCGGATGTTCAAAGACAGCCTGCTAGTATGACAAAGATGATGACTATGCTTTTGATCATAGAAGCAATTGAGAATCATTCGCTTGATTGGGAGGATAGTGTCACGATCAGTGAGAATGCAGCATCGATGGGCGGTTCGCAAATTTTCCTAGAGGCCGGAGAGCAGATGACTGTAAAAGATTTAATGAAGGGAATTGCTATCGCCTCAGGGAATGATGCTACTGTTGCGATGGCGGAAAAATTAGCAGGTAGCGAGGAAGCATTTGTCACAATGATGAACGAACGAGCAAAGGAGTTGGGAGCTGTAAGTACGGTTTTCAAAAATACCAATGGTCTACCTGAAGAGGGGCATGTGAGTACAGCAAGAGATATGGCGATTATTGGTCAGGAGCTTGTAAAGCACGAAGAAATACTAGATTTCACTAGTACGTATGAAGACTATTTACGGACTGAAACGGATAAGCCTTTTTGGTTAGTCAATACGAATAAGCTAATTCGCACCTACCCAGGTGTTGACGGCTTAAAAACTGGTTTTACAAGAGAGGCGAAGTATGGAATTACTGTTTCAGCGCTTCGAGACAATATGCGGCTGATTACAGTTGTGATGGGTGCGGAGAGTGCTAAAGAGAGGAATAAGCAGATTGCCTCCATGCTTGATACGGGGTTTGACACTTATACAGTAGAACCATATTTAGAAGCAGCTGAACACGTATCAGATATGTATATTTCAAGAGGAGCAAAACAGGTTATTGCTGCAACGGCACAAGATTCACTCGCTGAAGTTCGTAAAAAGAGTGAGGAGTTTGAGGAAGCTACTGCTGTGGTGGAATTAGATCAAGTGAGTGCTCCTATTGCGAAAGGGCAAACAATTGGCTTGATGCAATTAAAGAGAGGGGAGGAAGTAATTGCGTCTACTCCGTTAATTAGTAATGAGGAAGTCGAGGAAGCGTCCTTTTGGCAGTTCTTCACCCGGTCCTTCTCGATGCTAACAAAAGGGAATGTCGAAACATCCAAGCAGACTACTAGTTTTGACGAATAGCCACTAGTTTTAACGAAGAGGTAGGAGAATAAAAAGAAAGAGAGAAAGCTACTTGTACCGGTTATGATAGCCGACTTCAAGGGAGGGGAACAACATGTCACTTTATATTGACGTAGAAAAAAAGGAAGCGGTCCTGTGTGTAAGACTTGTAGGAGAAGTTGACCATCATTCAGCTAAACGCTTGCAGCAGCAGGTCGACTTAGCAATAGAGACAAGTAATATTCACCACGTGTTATTAAACGTAGAGAAGGTTACATTCATGGATAGCTCTGGATTAGGTGTTGTGTTAGGTAGATATAAACTTTTAGCTAAAAGAGGTGGAAAGCTTGCTGTTTGCTGCGTTTCTCCTCAAGTACAACGATTATTTGAGCTGTCGGGCCTTTTTAAAATCATTGCTGTACACAGCAATGAACGAGAGGCACTAATGGAGCTGGGGGTGGCGTCATGAACCGTATGTCTATATCGTTTAGTGCCAAAAGTGAGAATGAGAGCTTTGCACGTGTTGCAGTAGCTGCATTTGTCAGTCAGCTTGATCCATCTATGAATGAATTAACGGAGATTAAAACGGTTGTGAGTGAAGCGGTAACTAATGCGATCATCCATGGCTACGAGGAAAATGCAGAGTCAATCGTCTATGTATCCTGTGAAATCGATGAAGGGAACATCTCGATTACTGTAGAAGACGAGGGTGTTGGGATTGCAAATATAGAAGAGGCAAGGCAGCCTCTATACACATCAAAGCCTGAGCTTGAGAGAAGTGGTATGGGACTCACAATCATGGAGAACTTCATGGATCACGTGGAGATTTCATCTGTCGTTGGCGAAGGCACGAGGCTTATGGTGATGAAAAAGTTATCCAAAGCCTCTGCCTTCTGCCAGTAGGAGTCTATTATGGCTACTCACTTAGAGGATAAAGAGGTAAAGGAGCTTTTAGTCAAAGCGCAAAGTGGAGACGTACCTGCACGTCACAAAATTGTGAAGCACAATACTCGGCTCGTGTGGTCTGTTGTACAACGATTTTCGAATAGAGGTTATGAGCAGGAAGATTTATTCCAAATAGGCTGCATAGGGCTTATGAAATCCATTGATAAATTTGATTTGAGCTATGACGTGAAGTTCTCGACGTATGCCGTACCGATGATCATTGGAGAGATTCAACGATTTTTACGGGATGATGGTGCGGTAAAGGTTAGTAGATCAATCAAGGAGCTTAGTAACCAAGTTAGGAAAACGTCAGAGCAGCTCATGAAGGAGCTAGGAAGAGTGCCGACAGTTAAGGAGATCGCCTCTTTTTTAGAGCTGTCACCTGAAGAAGTCGTCTTTGCACAAGATGCTAGCAGACAACTTGCATCGATTCATGAGACTATTTACGAAAATGACGGAGAACCAATCACCATTTTAGATCAAATGGCTGATGAACCAGACAGGTATTGGTTTGACAAACTGGCACTTCGCGAGGAAATGAAGCATTTAGATGAACGTTCTCGCATAATTATCATGCTTCGTTACTATAAGGATCAAACGCAGTCTCAAGTTGCGGCAAGGTTAGGCATTTCCCAAGTCCAAGTCTCAAGGCTTGAGAAGAAAATTTTAGAGACGCTGAAAGAAAAGTTAGAGCAGACAAGTTAAAAAGGAAGCACCTCTTTTTCTTCTAAAGGGGTGCTTTTTGTCTTAAGAAAACAGCCTTACATAATTACTAAAACCTAAACACATACTAACCCTCAACAGAAGGTCCTTGAGAGGGGGAGAAGCAGATGCTTTCAACCGATTTAAAAGTGAATGAGGAAATTTTACAAGACCGATTAGGAATAGATAAGAGTTTTGATGTTGATAAACGCTCCCTGTTTATTCATGATGTCGGAATCAAGCTATATTTTGTGACGGGACTTTGCGATATTTCCCACCTAATTGATATTTTAGATAAGCTCATGTTCGTTGACAGTATGGAGAGGAAAAAGCGTGACACGAAAGAGATGATGCTCAACAGACTGACTCATATGCAGGTAGAGCTCACGGATGAGTACGATACGATTATAAAGCAAGTGTTATCTGGACTCGTTGTCATTTTAATTGATGGAGAGTCTGAAGCGTTAATCATTGATGCGAGGAGATACCCTGGGCGCGGACCTGAAGAACCTGACACGGAAAGAGTTGTAAGAGGAAGTCGAGATGGTTTTACTGAAAATATTATTGAGAATACCGCGCTCACGAGACGCCGGATTCGTGACGAAAACTTACGGAATGTTATGGTTCAGGTCGGAAGGCGTTCTAAAACAGATATTTGTGTGGCGTATATTGAAGGTGTAGCCGATCAAAACTCGGTTGATATTGTATTTAAAGAGCTTGAGCAGATCGATATCGACGGCCTCACTATGGCCGACAAAGTGGTAGAGGAATACATCGTCAAGCAAGGAATGAATCCCTTCCCTATGGTGCGCTATACGGAGCGTCCTGACGTATGTGCAACCCATCTACTCGAGGGTCACGTCGTCTGTTATGTGGACTCTTCTCCAAGTGTCATGATTTTTCCAACAACCTTTTTTCATCACGTGCAGCACGCGGAAGAATATCGCCAAGCGCCAGCTATTGGGACATTCTTAAGATGGGTTCGATTCTCTGGGATGCTATTCTCCCTTCTTGTTTTACCACTATGGCTATTGTTTGTGCTCGAACCTACACTATTACCTGATCACCTATCTTTTATCGGACCAAATGAGATGTCAAATGTTCCGATATTTTGGCAAATACTATTTGCGGAGCTTGGAATTGAGCTCTTGAGAATGGCTGCCATTCACACCCCATCACCTCTTGCGACTGCATTGGGTTTAGTTGCGGCACTCCTAATTGGAGAGGTTGCGATTAGCGTCGGATTATTTGTGCCAGAGGTCATCCTTTATGTAGCAATCTCCGCCGTCGGTATGTTTGCTACTCCAAGCTATGAGCTTGCCTTTGCGATGAAAATCATGAGAATACTTTTAATCACAGCTGTTGCTATTGCTGGTCTCCCTGGATTTGTCATTGGCTTAACTGTCATGATGTTATTTATTTCCACAAGGAAAGCGCTCGAGACACCTTATTTTTGGCCGTTTATTCCCTTTTATCCAATTGCGTGCCTTGATATTTTCTTCCGAAAGCCAGTGCCATTGAAACTATTACGTCCTAGTATTGTCCATCCGCCAGACAGGATAAAACAACGAACTTCCTCGTAACGGTTGCGAATCTTTTAGCCCTATGCTATCTTGAATAAAATGAATTGAATAGAAGGATAGAGGCGCGGTGTAAAAAAGTACAGCATGATAGTCTGAGGAGGCGATGATCATGTTAGAAAGGTTACATTGCCGAAGGGGCGTGAAGTACCTCATTTCACCTCCCTGGGGTCTGGTTTAAGAAGCCAGACACTGTCACTATAGCAGTGGAGCACTATCTTTCCGAATACGTTTAGGTACGGGTCGGGAATGAGTGTGTGTGACGCCCTCATTCCCTTTTTTATATTCAAATAGAGTAGGAGCGGAGATAAATGACATACAGAGGGACGACGAAAGTAAATGAGCGTGGGTTTATAGAAATTGGTGGAGTCTCAACGGAGACGCTTAAGGAAGCGTACGGAACCCCTTTATTTGTGTATGATGTAAAAGACATTCGAGATCGGGCTAATGAGTTTCACGATGCTTTTAAAAATCAATCTGTGTCTTATCAAATTGCTTACGCATCCAAAGCATTCAGCTGCATTGCGATGATTGAGCTTGCAAACGAATTAGAACTGAGCTTAGATGTTTGCTCTGGCGGTGAGCTTTATACAGCGCTTGAAGCAGGCTTTCCAGTTGAACGCATTCACTTCCACGGAAATAATAAAACACCAGACGAGCTTGAGATGGCCGTCACACATAAAATCGGCTGTATTGTCGTAGACAATTTTACAGAGCTATCATGGTTGATGGCTTTGACGGAGTCAAGTAAGCAACAAATGGATGTGCTCATTCGCATCACACCTGGTGTAGAGGCACACACGCATGAATATATTTCAACTGGTCAAGAGGATTCTAAATTCGGATTTGATTTAAATAGCGCGCAGGCAGACAAGGCAATCGATATGATTACTTCTCATGAATTCCTAACGCTTCAAGGCGTTCA
This window contains:
- a CDS encoding purine-nucleoside phosphorylase, with the translated sequence MSLHEKMEQAKSFIEEKLAGKKPTIGLILGSGLGVLGDEIEDATAIPYSDIPGFPTSTVAGHKGQLVIGSLEGKTVVAMQGRFHFYEGYPMELVTLPVRVMKAIGVEKLIVTNAAGGINESFKAGDLMLIRDHINQFGTNPLIGPNDDALGVRFPDMSQAYSKELFSLAKDVATENGVHVQEGVYVGTTGPSYETPAEVRMLRVLGGDAVGMSTVPEVVIARHSDIDVLGISCISNMAAGILDQPLTHDEVMETTEQVKADFLKLVKAIVHRM
- the xerD gene encoding site-specific tyrosine recombinase XerD; the protein is MESEMKAFIQFLTVEKGLALNSTKAYERDLTVYKQYLMEVEQLSAWEEVRKLHILQFLKHLHELGRATTTVSRMLSSIKSFHLFLIRERFASVDPTLHVDRPKQQQRLPKVLSAKEVEALLDVSSSNEPLDKRNRAMMELLYATGMRVTELTTLKMNDLHLAMGFVRCIGKGNKERIIPLGKPAKEAVEAYLIDARPALLKRTSSDFVFVNHHGRELSRQGFWKIVKKLAKSARIEKELTPHTLRHSFATHLLENGADLRAVQEMLGHADISTTQIYTHVTKVRMKEVYSNYHPRA
- the spoIIM gene encoding stage II sporulation protein M: MQELMQVKLLLLFLSGILLAGIVSGAVIVTSLSQDQVHYISQHVHSFFTEPATGSTIDLFKSSLSYYAKVILIIWLCGISILGAPIIILIIFLKGLTLGFSIGFFVLDQGVQGFALALAAVFPQNVFVVPVLLILSTGALFFTIRVCRHLLNKGYSTIHVYFRSYWMLFAGACVVCIVISIYESTLSTYLVQAIFNQLS
- a CDS encoding DUF4227 family protein gives rise to the protein MVNRFLLVIETFFVFFIFLGCTLVFYYGILWVNAEFIKEDPYMEPSGRAVKVISIVD
- the deoB gene encoding phosphopentomutase, which translates into the protein MTQTNFDRIFLVVMDSVGIGEAPDAADFDDIGSDTLGHIAQKMNGLPLPNMEKLGLTKVKQYEGGTVHDKALAYYGKMEEASVGKDTMTGHWEIMGLRIDQPFRTFPEGFPKELIDEIEARTGRKVVGNKPASGTEILDELGEHHVQTGDLIVYTSADSVLQIAAHEDIVPAKELWEICEMARELTLDEKYMVGRVIARPFIGEKGNWIRTSNRHDYALKPFGRTVMNELKDANLDSISIGKIADIFDGEGVTQSLRTVSNMDGMDKLEETIAMDFKGLSFLNLVDFDALFGHRRDPIGYGNALLEYDARLTKVLEDLKENDLLIITADHGNDPIHHGTDHTREYVPLLAYSKRFKEGASLGTRKTFADIGATVADNFDVKMPEHGTSFLNELK
- a CDS encoding purine-nucleoside phosphorylase, which translates into the protein MTNRHEAAQFIRDKSELSPTVGLILGSGLGELADEITNATYIDYTDIPHFPTSTVAGHKGQLVIGELEGVTVIAMQGRFHYYEGYSMQEVTFPVRVMKELGCESVIVTNACGSMNKNFQPGELMLITDHINFTGANPLIGPNDAELGARFPDMTTAYTRSLQNDTKKLATQNDITLHEGVYLAVSGPTYMAGAELTMLRTFGADVVGMSTVPETIVARHMGMKVLGISCITDMAIGEEMEGITHEEVMEVAAKAKPAFKKLIKLVLKKADALLA
- a CDS encoding aldo/keto reductase produces the protein MKQQTIGSLHVSELGFGCMSLSDDEKQNEALLRTAAEGGITYFDTADLYQYGDNERSVGRILKPYRDNVTIATKGGNEFGEGIDKWRWNASSDYLKKAVKASLTRLQLDYIDVYQLHGGTLDDDLEAIIDTFEELKKEGLIREYGMSSIRPNVIKRFAKKSGVATNMMQYSLLDRRPEELFPLLEQANIGVIARGPVAKGLLTDTYSTRNMDDYLSYSKEELEQTLGDLHSLAKEANVSLEALALNYILAQDAVKVAIPGASSVDQLKKLLHAAESTIDDAVLEKAAAITKQSMYEEHRS
- a CDS encoding NUDIX hydrolase; the encoded protein is MSSFEEKTLAKETIYNGRIIDLEVHTVSLPNGKESTRELVFHPGAVAVLAITDDDKIVTVRQYRKALKKEVVEIPAGKLEPNEDPLLCAKRELEEETGIIASTWSKLHSFYTSPGFADELVHVYLAEDLQEGSVNLDEDEFVSREDYTLDESKSLIDSLDIHDAKTIYAILMWELRKLKGQA
- a CDS encoding Fur family transcriptional regulator: MEQRIDRIKKQLHSKSYKLTPQREVTVRVLLEHEDDHLSAEDVYMLVKEKYPEIGLATVYRTLELLTELKVVDKINFGDGVSRYDLRQEGAAHFHHHLVCIECGSVDEIQEDLLEDVEKIVESRFNFEIKDHRLTFHGICYRCKDKSE